In Solanum lycopersicum chromosome 3, SLM_r2.1, the genomic stretch ATAGGGCTCAGATAGACCGCAAAAGCATGTTCTCTAAATTGTTAAATGTACTTATGTTCTTAATTCtgatataactattatgatcTGATCGATTGAAATCACATAATTGCAGATTAAAGATTCTGTCGAGGAGAAGGTAGGTATGGGCAAAGGAGCTTCTAGAATTTATGCGACAGTTGATTTGGAAAAGGCAAGGGTTGGAAGAACCAGAGTTATTGAAAATGAACCAAACAATCCTAGGTGGTATGAGTCTTTCCACATCTATTGTGCTCATATGgcaaaaaatgttatatttacTGTCAAAGATAACAATTCCATTGGTGCAACCTTAATTGGAAGAGCTTATTTACCAGTTAATGACCTTTTGGAAGGGGAAGAGGTTGATGAGTGGATTGAGATACTGGATGAAGATGAGAATCCCGTTGAAGCAGGTTCTAAAATCCATGTGACACTGCAGTATTTTGAAATCAGCCGTGATCGTAATTGGGGACGTGGAATAGGTACTTCTAAATATCCTGGTGTCCCTTATACTTTCTTCCCTCAGAGAACAGGATGTCGCGTTTCTTTGTATCACGATGCACATATCCCTGATAATTTTATTCCGAAAATCCCTCTGTCAGGGGGTAAGTATTATGAACCACATCGATGTTGGGAAGATATCTTTGATGCGATTTCTAATGCAAAGCACATGATTTACATTACTGGCTGGTCTGTATATACTGAAATAACCTTAATGAGAGACTCCAGGAGGGAAAAGCCTGGAGGAGGCGACACAGTCGGAGAGCTGCTCAAGAAGAAGGCGAAGGAAGGTGTTAAAGTCCTCATGCTTGTATGGGATGACAGAACATCTGTACGTCTGCTGAAGAAAGACGGTCTCATGGCCACTCATGACGAAGAAACTGAGGAGTACTTTAAAGATTCTGATGTGCATTGTGTCCTTTGCCCGCGGGATCCTGATGATGGTGGAAGCATAGTTAAAGATATACAGACTTCTACAATGTTTACTCATCACCAGAAAATCGTTATAGTGGACACTGTCATGCCCAATGGAGAGTCAGAGACGAGGAGGCTTATGAGCTTCGTTGGTGGCCTTGATCTTTGTGATGGGAGATACGATACTCCTTTCCATTCACTTTTTAGGACGCTGGATACAGCACATCATGATGATTTCCACCAACCTAATTTTGCTGAAGCTTCGATTGACAAAGGAGGGCCTAGAGAGCCCTGGCACGACATTCATTCTCGAGTTGAAGGACCAATTGCTTGGGATGTACTGTATAATTTTGAGCAGAGATGGAAAAAACAGGGCGGAAAAGATATTCTTGTGGACGTAAGAGAGCTTGACAATGTTATCGTTCCACCATCTTCAGTTATGTACCATGATGATCCTGAATCATGGAATGTTCAATTATTCAGATCGATTGATGGTGGGGCAGCTTTCGGGTTTCCTGATACACCAGAAGAGTCGGTAAAGGCTGGTCTAGTGAGCGGGAAGAATAACATAGTCGATAGAAGTATCCAAGATGCTTACATCACTGCTATTCGTCGAGCAAAGAATTTCATCTACATTGAAAATCAGTATTTTCTCGGAAGCTGTTACGATTGGGAGGATGATGATGTGAAAGTGGAGGAGGTTGGTGCTTTGCatctcatcccaaaagaacttacATTGAAGATTGTTAGTAAAATTGAAGCTGGAGAAAGGTTTACTGTATATGTTCTGGTTCCAATGTGGCCAGAGGGAATTCCTGACAGTGCATCTGTACAAGCAATATTATATTGGCAAAGGAGGACAATGGAAATGATgtataaacatatatttaagaCTCTCAGAGATGCAGGTATCGATGATCACCCCAGGAATTATTTGACTTTTTTCTGTATTGGTAATCGAGAGGTGAAGAAGAGTGGAGAATATGAACCTTCACACGAGCCTGAATCTGATACTGATTATAGACGAGCTCAGGAAGCTCGTCGCTTCATGATCTATGTTCATTCCAAGATGATGATTGGTGAGTTGTAGTTTGCAATTTCATTGTGATCTATCTTATAATATTTGACATTATAGAAATAGTCTTCTAACTTGTATTTCTCAACAGTTGATGATGAGTACATCATAGTTGGATCAGCCAACATTAACCAGAGGTCAATGGATGGTGCAAGAGACTCAGAGATAGCAATTGGAGCATACCAGCCTCATAATTTATCGACAAACAGGCAACCAGCAAGAGGTCAAATTCATGGGTTCCGAATGGCATTGTGGTACGAGCATATGGGGATGCTCGATGACACGTTCCAACATCCAGAGAGCGAAGATTGTGTCAGGAAGGTGAATGGAATAGCTGATAAATACTGGGATCTCTACACAAGTGAGAGTCTAGAAACTGATCTGCCTGGTCACTTACTCCGATACCCCGTCGGACTTACCAACGACGGTGAGATCACAGATTTGCCTGGAAATGGAAATGAGTACTTCCCTGACACTAAGGCTAAGGTTATTGGTACTAAATCTGACCTCCTTCCTCCTATCCTCACTACCTAAGTTTAATAAAACTTGTAGACTTGTTATGttaacaaaataacaaattcCTAGCTAAGTCATTGTTGTTTTTTGTtacaacttttttatttttttcagatttattttcATACATGTTCTGAACGGATACTAGTATTGGATTCTTTGAAAATTTAACACtttgttattttcttgttgATCCCATTGTctcattaattaataatgataCTAGGAGCACTATATTGCATCAATCTTTTTACGGAATTTTTCATAAACAAGTTGgctatatgaattgtgatcgACATATCATTACACTCCAATCTAATTAAGCTAATATTTCgtaattttacttcttttttttttatacatttggTATTTGAGACAATGGGTCGCAGGTtggatttaatttagaattcattCTAAATAGGTTACTTGGATTGAAATTAGAGGTTTGAGATCAATTTTAGGGGAACTTGTTAGAAGGATATGAATGACACGTATATAGACAGTGAGTATAAATGACCACATAATATAACTCGAGGATTAAGAGTAATTTCAACCCTTTTCTctaatttaattctaaaatttattagTTCAACCTAATTCCTTGAACTAAATGCACATATGGGATAAGCAAAGTTTGTTGAAAGTATGTGACATGTAAGAGATGCAGAGATTTGAAGTTGCATACAATGAAATGGTGTTGAAACTAACCAGACAAGTGGCAAAATCCCAAATATCAGAAGATTCCATTTGCAATTTGTCCACTTGGGTGATTTTTGGTCTatcctcatttttcattattgttTTGAATAAATTAGACTGTAACGTATCTATTGGTCcttattatttatcaatacCTAATCCTACTTTTGCCTAATCCAATCAACCGTGACATTTGGATCAAATCATCCATACTTCGACACGTGCCACGTACTGTTGTAAAAACTGcaagatttttttgttttgttttttctataaatgttcAAGTCTCCGATAAAAGATAAAGctcctaattaattttaaatcacATATTGTAGAGCTCATTTGAAAGTgatacttttaatataattttctccatACTTAAAATTCGAAGTCAAAACCTACAATTACGCCACGATTCATATTAGAAAAGATTTATATGAAGTGAACTATAGTGTTGCttcattattttgattgtttatcCTTTCCGTTTCACGGGACAGGACCTACGACTATCTTAATACAGTTTTCTGTTACTTTCGAATACTAGAGGTTCATAGAACAGACAAATGTTATCCACAAAAAATGAGAAACTAATTTATTTcaagttcctttttttttcttctcaaaataTCAAATCACATGCAACGAGAGGTGCACAGTAATCTGAAAGTATCAATTTTGTCCACTTCTCACCTTAAATGAACCGAACtttctgattttgatttttcttttagtaaCAACCTATTATTGATTTACACCGCGATTCATTAcgaaagaaattattttaaaaataatttcatttttaagcTTGAATCAAATATCTCGTTcgtaaaagatttttttatctatcttgtGAATTGTGAAAGATCAAAGAACTCTAGGTTCAACACTATAGCTTGAATCCGatcataatatattcaactcgtgagatttttatttttttattttaaaaatataatttaaaaaaatttaaatcatatatccaaagaaaaattcaatatcaaatCAATCTGATTTTTTATCACACATGCATTGTTACCTCTTAAGTAATACTTTGGccaagaaaaatttaattagaaattgaaTTCTAACTACCtttatttataagtaaaataaaaacttaCCCCTCCCTAAAGTTCAATATTTTCTGAAATAGCATGtttatattcaaatataatttattgttcaaaatattatgaaattaatattcaaCTAATAAATCTATTTCAACAACACAAGTGGTTAGCTCTTGTCATGACAGGTAAGGTACATAATTCTTTTCTGGCTTGACATGCAGCCACTGCTACAGCCTAAAATAAAGCACTTGTATCAAAACTTGAAGTGCAAAATAGTAGATTGAACTTGCACGTCTCCAACTTTTCCCCACTTCTTTTCAGATTCTAGACTACCTTCTTTGTTTTTCATCCGTGGACGGGGTTCATCcgaactttttttattttagtaaaaaatatttaattatatatgattaaaattatatatatatatatattatatgtcaaatttttttatttaaatagttGGTGTATAAACtcctttaaattttgaaattatttttaaaaattctatctCCGCCACAAATTTTATCTAAAACACTTTGTAGGGACTCTGTTACGCACCATAAATCCATCCCCAATTTCATTTTGAACACAACTTTGTCTTTCTTCCCTTCTCTGCCGTGCAAGTGCATTATATTGCTGAAAGCAAAAGTTACattaaattatacatcaaacacttggagaaaatcaGTTACaccatttttatcttttcttcctttttctcttctacaaaagatttaaacaaaaagtaaaatcgaGATTCATCGAGAGTGGAGcagtattattttatatatacctCAAATTACTTGAAAAATCTGTTGCACCAACTCCAAAATTACTTTAACTAACGACTACTGCTTAACCCACCCACTAATTTCTTCTGTATAAAATATTGAGACGCCATTCTTTTCAATCAGTCAACTTTTTGTTGGAGTATATTCTACACCAGTCAATTAATATTCCTCTAAAAATTTCTATTCAACCTCACCAACCAATTATACTATGTCAAGTATGTTGGGTTCACAAGGCTTCGTATTGGCGACAGCCATGGCGGTATCTGCCGGCACCGTAATTTTACTCGATCTTTTCCGGGTCAAGTACTTCCCGGCGACCCATCTTTCCGATCAACAACAAGACTACCCACATAATGAAAAACAGATCCTCAAGTCCTGTTTATCTTCAGGTACATACTAATTAAAATCTATGACCGAACGGGAGATCATTTTTTTGATCTTGGTTttatggattaatttaatcgaattaattatgattttctcACCTTTTTTTTAGCTGGGAAGAAAAAGgacaaaacaagaaagaaaaagaagaaagttcAATTTGCCGCTGATGTGAAAAGTTCGAGCGGAAATGGCGAGGAGTACAGAAGAAAACAAATGAGGAAATTCACAGAAAGTCGAATTAAATCTTGTGGGAATGAGATTGTGGGGATGCCAGGAAATAGGATGGCTTTGTATACTGGGATTCTCAAGGATCGGGTTCAAAGAATGGGATTCTCCCATTGATCCATTTGTATTTTCGTTTTGGCTAATTCCTCTTCGTCTccttttaaaacaaaaacagaGGAATTAGGGCAAAGAAATTTCAAAGGCCTCACTGTAATTTGTAAATAATGGCGTGTGAACGTATTTTCTGTACATGAAATTAGGAATTCCTAGTGTATATTTTTCTGGAATCTTCAGTTAATGGGTAGTTGTGTATTTTTCTGGAATATGGATATCtgtattaaaatttgattataatttGGATTAACGTATTTTGTAGCCTACTTTTATAGTTAATGGTTACAACACTTCcagcaattttattttttttacattttcaagTCTCGAACCACTCTAGAGGGAAGAAGTAATCAATTTATCCCAATTCATATTGGTACCAAAGAGAGATTCTTATACAAGCTATTTACTACTGATTTCGAGGCATAATTTTAGTTGGGCATTTTGTgatagaaatgatttttttttaaaaaaataaatttttgaagttaggAATATTATTTGGTTGTAATCATATATTATTGTAAGCATGAAGCTCtcaacttaaaaattaaattactattttacccttatcTTTATctctaaactaaataaatattaatatataattaatttaatattagataatatttttttatttaaattcatgccTCTAGACACAATGGTTCAAATTCTTTTGGGAAATAGTTACAAGAAGAGGAAAGACCAAAagttgtttttttcttaataaatgtgtatatcaattcttctttatcaaaatcaatttaattttggcTTGGGACTGTGTCAGTGATTATTTCTTTATCACTTTTTATTgttaatagagaaaaaatatacaagaagtAGTATAGACACTAAAGGTAATAtcattcatattaaatttttatgttttttcttttttattattttatttatttaatcttgattttgtttattgtattttaatatgttttctttaagtttttgatcttattttcatcaaattgtgCTAAGAATCTGTAGTAcaatttgttaattttgtgtGATCTTTTTAGTGCTATTTGCTTTTGATTCTTCTTTCTTAATATTAGATTTTGATGTATTCTTTGAATATCAactttttttattggttttatGGTATTTGATATGCTTAGCCTCATTATGGTTTCAATCTAGACTAGAAGAGGTTTACacagttattattttatttttgtgtgatCTTGTTCATATGTTGTATCATTGaatgtttctttatatttattttttgactatttttagtaatttgaaaTGTATTCTCGAGGTATTGCTCAATTTTATACGTTATGTgatagttttctattttttatcttGGATTTCAATTTTTGTTGGTTCTTTGACAAACATTTTCATCCTTTAAGAAATGTAGTTATTAATGTCAACATATAGTATAGGATCATAGAGACATTAACTTTCAGAAAGTCATTGTAGTAATGCCACTTTTATggtaacaattaaaataatatagttgAATCTCACTTTTATGGTaccaataaaattgaaaagtcatgcatatatataatacaagtgTATGTAATACAAATGACCAGTGAATAAATATATGGTTCTCATATCTATATTTGATAATAGGGTAATATTACTTGACGTTTtaattaattcacaaaatttGGAGTATACATGTCACCCTTCATTGTTTCaagtatttttctaaaaaatctactttatgcctcatttatatattttatacttgtgtcatttaaaaaaaatgaaatattaattaatagggTACACATGCGTTACACATGAGCAAAGACTAGTTTTACGAAAAATACGAGTGAAATAAAGCTTTATCTGTATTTTAAATtccaaatataatatgaatttaagatttttataatcaaatagatgaaaaatatttttttaatcttgccAAAAGAAAAGAAGCTAGGCGCGAACCCGAAAAAGCAAAATGAATTAGTACTGAACAAGGCCGGCGCGAAAAGAAAGTCAAAAACGAAGTTGAAAAGAgcaaatacaaaatattaaccGGCAGGTGAAGCGTGAGAAAGTCCATCTAAAAGTTTCGATCAAAAGGCAGTGCCGAAGTGATCGACGTATTGCTGTGGCTTTCTATGTCAGGTAATTCCTCCATCTTGTCTTCATTGCTTCAGCTTTTAGCTTTGTAGTTACTTTTTTCCACTCAATTAGGGTTTCCCAATGTGTGCCGATTTCTTACAATTGAATTACTGAGAGGCATTTGAGGCGAACGCTATTCGGAGGAATCAAGTATTTGGTATTTATGGTAAAACTTGTATACTTAGAACGAATGACCTAAATCACTTGTTTGTTTACAAATCTGGTATCTGGATTTCTAGAAGCAAGAAAAAAACTTCACTTTATGTATGCTTTTAGTTTCCTATGGAAAAATTGAACATTGTGATTGATAGGGAGGTTCTAGTCACTGGAAATGTATTCCTCTTTAGATGAAACCTCTAGTTCTGATGTATTTTCCAAGTGAAGTTCCATATATGCTTACTGGTTTTCTCTGTAACTAAGTTGAGCACTGAAGCATGCAATGTGTCTCGAGGCATATTTTAGTTCAGGCAGAAAGCATCAATGGATGTAGAAACAATTGAGGATATCAAATTTTGCAGTACAAGTTCTAGGTTTACAGAATCGAGTTATGGACTTAAAGTGATACTTTGCAAATTAGACACTTGGTGTTTGGAATTGTAACTGCGGTGAAGAGAACACACGTTCTTGCCTATCACAACGTGTGATTTATTACTGGTCTCTTCATCAAGTTATACAAATCCACCAAATCTATCACCTATCTctctgaaaaatgaaaatatattttatgaccAGTTCCATATGATTTATTACCGGTCTCTTAAGAGCTGGCTCTTGATTACTTATACCTGCAAAGTAACTCCATTTCTTCTGATTCTGAGTTGGTACCCCCAATGGAGTAGACTCCTTCCTCCAACAAATGTCATCATTTTATCAGCAATCACATCCGAGCTAACATCTTCCCCAATTTTGGGGATCATCCCCACTTATAAAATACTGCTACATTTACCATAAGCATTAAAATTTTGGAAGACTCAGTATGAGTATAACTGATCAAAGTTCCTCTATCACCTACAGATTTTCCCAGTACCTTCTGAAGCAAGTCTCAAGCATTTGCAAAAAAACGATGATGCTGAAACTGTCAGCACAATTTATGGACTAAGTTATTCTTCCTATGTATGAGCTCATACCAATTATCAGCAGTTTacttgattttgaagaatttgtCTACCACCAAAAAAAGCAGCAGTTCTCACCATGATGCCTTATCTACCTTGCCTCTCTCATCACCTTTCTTATTGTTGTTACTCTAGGCGTAAGTTACTCCATGATTGTTTTAGAACTAATAAAAGCAAAGAATAAAATAGGCAAGAAGATATGTGGATAAGGACTGAAAAAGCTGTTTGATAGAAGAAAGGAATGGAAACAAAGAGACTAAGctgaagaaagaaagagaagaaatcTTTAACCAGAGTATAACGTCTGAAATGCCATGGAAAATTATTGGAGAGATTGATGATCGATACAAATTAGGTTAGAGTTGCTGGAGAAGGAGGTTGGCAGACAATTACGTTCTGCAAGGTGAGAACCACTCTTTGTATTTCACTTGGTTCCACATTCCTCTATTGTATGCTCTAAGTACCTGGGGCATTTAATACACGTGTTAAGTCTGAGTTCGATTAGAAGCAGTCAATGATTGCACTGCAGGGTTTCCAGGTGTGGTAGGTAACCGAGTAATATTACAGTGAAAGTTGAACTTCATTAACATCGTTGATAATTGTTAATGTAATTACCAAATTAAAGGCAATCTTGCTTTGGTGGGCTAGTTTTTCACCTAACATTActttgtttttatctttgtctgactaaagataatattttaatttttccctatttattttatattttcgtGTTTAGTTGATTCTATAGAAACAAATATCATTTGCAATAGTGCAGTAGTTGTTCAGGCTGCAATAACAAACCAACACTAAGTTCCTCTTCACGAAGCACTGAAAGATCAGAAACATCAATATCAGGTGATTCATAAAGCTAATCTATTGAAGGAGTTTCGGACAGCCAGCATGTGTGGCATGGACAAAAGTGTAGGTAAGCCTCAAGTAATCAACTCATCAGTTAGTACATCTACACTGACACATGATGGTCATGTGACTGCAAATCCAAACAACCCTGCTGAATTTGTGAATCATGGTAAATTTGATTCTCCATTGTGCATCCATgttttttcttgtcttaagACTTACCTTGGTGTTTTGTGGAAAATATACTTGCTAGTTTATACAAATGTTAAATGCATATATGTAAGTAATTGAAGTTTGTGATATTTGATCTTAGATGGTTATAGCAATAATAAGGTTTTACTGATAAATTTGTTCTTCTCGTCATTTTTTTAGAGTGGTTGGGGCTGGTGATGGTATTTTTCCTGATATTTTCAAGAAACATATGATATGAATAAGAATAAGTACTacttacattttcaaatatccGAACCATATTAATGTTGATGTTCCAGATTAAATTCTGTCACACCTTTGAGAGTGATAAAAGATAATAGTCCCATCTCTAATAAATTCTATTTAGGCTCAATACACTGTTTAGGCATTTGGCTTAACATAATTGTTTCCTATCTTCATATTTTAAAGGTCTAAcaaacaattattttatatatgaattttttgccAGGACTACACCTCTGGAACCAAAGCAGAAAGCAGTGGATAGGACACAAGAAGCTTGTCAACCA encodes the following:
- the LOC101253173 gene encoding uncharacterized protein isoform X1 — encoded protein: MVIHKANLLKEFRTASMCGMDKSVGKPQVINSSVSTSTLTHDGHVTANPNNPAEFVNHGLHLWNQSRKQWIGHKKLVNQPQQLREPKLNWNATYDSLFGSNKLLPMSIPLAEMVDFLMDFWELEGLYD
- the LOC101253987 gene encoding phospholipase D alpha 1; protein product: MAPILLHGTLHVTIHEVDKLHGKQGRNFFSKIKDSVEEKVGMGKGASRIYATVDLEKARVGRTRVIENEPNNPRWYESFHIYCAHMAKNVIFTVKDNNSIGATLIGRAYLPVNDLLEGEEVDEWIEILDEDENPVEAGSKIHVTLQYFEISRDRNWGRGIGTSKYPGVPYTFFPQRTGCRVSLYHDAHIPDNFIPKIPLSGGKYYEPHRCWEDIFDAISNAKHMIYITGWSVYTEITLMRDSRREKPGGGDTVGELLKKKAKEGVKVLMLVWDDRTSVRLLKKDGLMATHDEETEEYFKDSDVHCVLCPRDPDDGGSIVKDIQTSTMFTHHQKIVIVDTVMPNGESETRRLMSFVGGLDLCDGRYDTPFHSLFRTLDTAHHDDFHQPNFAEASIDKGGPREPWHDIHSRVEGPIAWDVLYNFEQRWKKQGGKDILVDVRELDNVIVPPSSVMYHDDPESWNVQLFRSIDGGAAFGFPDTPEESVKAGLVSGKNNIVDRSIQDAYITAIRRAKNFIYIENQYFLGSCYDWEDDDVKVEEVGALHLIPKELTLKIVSKIEAGERFTVYVLVPMWPEGIPDSASVQAILYWQRRTMEMMYKHIFKTLRDAGIDDHPRNYLTFFCIGNREVKKSGEYEPSHEPESDTDYRRAQEARRFMIYVHSKMMIVDDEYIIVGSANINQRSMDGARDSEIAIGAYQPHNLSTNRQPARGQIHGFRMALWYEHMGMLDDTFQHPESEDCVRKVNGIADKYWDLYTSESLETDLPGHLLRYPVGLTNDGEITDLPGNGNEYFPDTKAKVIGTKSDLLPPILTT
- the LOC101253173 gene encoding uncharacterized protein isoform X2; the protein is MCGMDKSVGKPQVINSSVSTSTLTHDGHVTANPNNPAEFVNHGLHLWNQSRKQWIGHKKLVNQPQQLREPKLNWNATYDSLFGSNKLLPMSIPLAEMVDFLMDFWELEGLYD
- the LOC101253674 gene encoding uncharacterized protein → MSSMLGSQGFVLATAMAVSAGTVILLDLFRVKYFPATHLSDQQQDYPHNEKQILKSCLSSAGKKKDKTRKKKKKVQFAADVKSSSGNGEEYRRKQMRKFTESRIKSCGNEIVGMPGNRMALYTGILKDRVQRMGFSH